A window from Salvia miltiorrhiza cultivar Shanhuang (shh) chromosome 2, IMPLAD_Smil_shh, whole genome shotgun sequence encodes these proteins:
- the LOC131011104 gene encoding kinesin-like protein KIN-6 isoform X3, with the protein MEMKSPPPCPATVTIRRNPPRKARPTPSSAIPLRQPLSSPSLLRDIFATDTAQNPNNAELAKTDSSTTSLPENLKVFLRIRPSIIQKTSRAIAESKNAWPKNAKLKSNARPKTKKSPEICVQANEDLRSVTVSTPQPLQEMKRIKSEVYEGFSHVFSAESSQNDVYEEMVKPLVEDFSMGKSGMLAAMGPSGSGKTHTVFGCAREPGMVPLALRRIFSQHESSTSQLSRVVYLSMFEISSERGKGEKMIDLLHDGGDVSLQHSVIKGLGEAVVYDAQQAESLIARGMLKRATAMTNSNSQSSRSQCIINIRCGPKQDGEEVDENTSSTTLTIVDLAGAEREKKTGNQGARLLESNFINNTSMVFGQCLRSLLEHQKNRNKTLQKHYKNSLLTRYLRDYLEGKKRMMLILTVKPGVEDYLDTSFLLRQASPFAKIKFKTMEETVNLTNKRPNQALPQAGQLKKMKFGNNEISLINERKIDRWFPQNLHKDIPVDAIEGSLDQNIQDVYDENINVHALSNGFSGLRIQEKLLLKGNDSKLMVKKDREYKVMQGLSKALWNVLKQYKEKLEGVEIENCLLRDSLANEKTRCLDLKNELTSEKMRILDLENEVKELKSRCTCSQPSSNVFQVSTHSSNFDHSQYQMAETSEVKSDILSPSLRGLEKTENEKAANPSFINGQAGDLASCSDGGDEQHPQQLEDLLESSNDTENTKGVRDTSKTDACFSNKVLPPSIDSSRELVCCENMATVDIPCTSEAAIQSTSGSLYISHKFEQDAPKIVEGVKNLESESECALDGSCLLSSLEYDNEDLKDAKAKQELTQLQNDNGTSLVEEHNLPMAAHSHADSKSSESRQIGDIYHHVNFADNDTSLVEEQNVPMSDHLHSDLKSSGSPQNGDMCTHVKEERTVESLVSILPKEVLDAQNKSKSHKVASCSNQLTEKPRRRLQPASSILLKDLSMLDIKDENDKPKGSKVGKRATTDEKSRTQGSLSLLNLLTSKLDR; encoded by the exons ATGGAGATGAAATCTCCTCCGCCGTGTCCCGCCACCGTCACCATCCGCCGCAACCCACCTCGAAAAGCACGCCCCACGCCCTCATCTGCCATTCCCCTCCGTCAACCGCTCTCTTCACCTTCTCTTTTACGAGACATTTTTGCCACTGACACAGCGCAGAACCCTAACAATGCCGAACTTGCTAAAACCGATTCTTCGACGACAAGTCTCCCCGAGAACCTCAAGGTATTCTTAAGAATTCGCCCCTCCATTATTCAGAAAACCAGTAGAGCTATTGCAGAATCGAAGAACGCTTGGCCGAAAAATGCAAAACTTAAGAGCAATGCGAGGCCGAAGACGAAGAAGAGCCCTGAAATCTGCGTACAAGCGAACGAGGATCTGCGTTCCGTCACGGTTTCGACTCCGCAACCGCTGCAAGAGATGAAGAGGATCAAGTCGGAAGTATATGAAGGGTTTTCCCATGTGTTTTCTGCTGAATCATCTCAG AATGATGTGTATGAGGAAATGGTGAAGCCTTTAGTTGAAGACTTTTCGATGGGGAAAAGTGGGATGTTGGCCGCCATGGGACCTAGTGGTTCGGGGAAAACTCACACTGTTTTCGGCTGTGCCCGGGAACCTGGTATGGTACCTCTTGCCCTTCGTCGTATTTTCAGTCAACATGAGAGCAGCACATCTCAATTATCTCG GGTCGTCTACCTGTCGATGTTTGAGATATCTTCAGAGAGAGGAAAGGGTGAGAAGATGATTGATTTGCTGCATGATGGAGGTGATGTCAGCTTGCAGCATTCAGTTATCAAGGGACTTGGAGAG GCTGTCGTTTACGATGCTCAGCAAGCTGAGTCTCTGATTGCACGTGGAATGCTGAAACGCGCAACAGCCATGACAAATTCTAATAGCCAGTCAAG CCGCTCACAATGCATCATTAACATACGGTGTGGTCCCAAGCAAGATGGTGAAGAAGTTGATGAGAACACGAGCAGCACTACATTAACAATTGTAGATCTGGCTGGAGCAGAGAGGGAAAAGAAGACTGGGAATCAG GGGGCTAGATTGCTTGAAAGTAATTTCATCAACAATACATCAATGGTGTTTGGGCAATGCTTGAGG TCACTCTTGGAGCACCAGAAGAATCGTAATAAAACACTGCAGAAGCACTACAAAAACTCCTTG CTAACTAGATATTTGCGAGACTATTTAGAAGGCAAGAAGAGGATGATGTTG ATTTTAACTGTCAAACCTGGAGTAGAAGATTATCTTGACACATCATTCCTGTTGAGGCAGGCTTCACCATTTGCAAAAATAAA GTTTAAAACCATGGAAGAGACCGTAAATTTGACCAACAAGAGGCCCAACCAAGCATTACCTCAGGCAGGGCAacttaagaaaatgaagtttgGCAACAACGAAATTTCTTTG attaatgaaagaaaaattgacAGATGGTTCCCCCAAAATTTGCACAAAG ACATTCCTGTTGATGCAATTGAGGGTTCCCTTGATCAAAACATTCAAGACGTGTATGATGAGAACATAAATGTTCATGCTCTATCCAATGGGTTTTCTGGATTGAGGATTCAAGAAAAATTGTTGTTAAAGGGAAATGACAGCAAGCTAATGGTTAAAAAGGACAGGGAGTACAAAGTCATGCAAGGACTTTCGAAAGCATTATGGAATGTTCTGAAACAGTACAAGGAAAAACTTGAG GGAGTGGAAATAGAAAATTGCCTTCTCAGGGACAGCTTAGCCAATGAAAAGACAAGATGCCTGGACCTCAAGAATGAACTTACCAGTGAAAAGATGAGGATCTTGGATCTGGAAAATGAAGTAAAAGAGTTAAAATCTCGATGTACTTGTAGTCAACCTTCTTCTAATGTCTTTCAAGTGTCAACACATAGTTCAAATTTTGATCATTCACAATATCAAATGGCTGAAACTTCGGAG GTGAAGTCAGACATTTTATCTCCTTCCTTGAGAGGTTTGGAAAAGACTGAAAATGAGAAAGCGGCTAATCCCTCA TTTATTAATGGTCAGGCTGGAGATTTAGCTTCTTGTTCTGATGGAGGCGATGAGCAACACCCACAG CAACTTGAAGACCTCTTAGAAAGTAGCAATGACACTGAAAATACAAAGGGCGTTAGAGATACAAGCAAAACAGATGCATGCTTTAGCAATAAGGTACTTCCACCTAGTATTGACAGTTCCCGAGAATTGGTTTGCTGTGAGAATATGGCCACAGTGGATATCCCTTGCACAAGTGAAGCAGCTATTCAGTCGACAAGTGGGTCCCTCTATATTAGTCACAAGTTTGAACAAGATGCCCCAAAAATTGTGGAAGGTGTGAAGAATTTGGAATCAGAGAGTGAATGTGCACTGGATGGATCTTGTCTTTTGTCTTCTCTTGAATATGATAATGAAGATCTAAAAGATGCAAAAGCAAAACAAGAGCTGACTCAGTTGCAAAATG ATAACGGCACATCCTTGGTTGAAGAACATAATCTTCCAATGGCAGCCCATTCGCATGCTGACTCCAAGTCTTCTGAATCACGTCAGATTGGTGACATTTATCATCATGTCAACTTTGCAGATAATGATACATCATTGGTTGAGGAACAAAATGTTCCAATGTCGGACCATTTGCATTCTGACCTTAAGTCATCTGGGTCTCCTCAGAATGGTGACATGTGTACTCATGTGAAGGAAGAGCGCACG
- the LOC131011104 gene encoding kinesin-like protein KIN-6 isoform X4, producing the protein MEMKSPPPCPATVTIRRNPPRKARPTPSSAIPLRQPLSSPSLLRDIFATDTAQNPNNAELAKTDSSTTSLPENLKVFLRIRPSIIQKTSRAIAESKNAWPKNAKLKSNARPKTKKSPEICVQANEDLRSVTVSTPQPLQEMKRIKSEVYEGFSHVFSAESSQNDVYEEMVKPLVEDFSMGKSGMLAAMGPSGSGKTHTVFGCAREPGMVPLALRRIFSQHESSTSQLSRVVYLSMFEISSERGKGEKMIDLLHDGGDVSLQHSVIKGLGEAVVYDAQQAESLIARGMLKRATAMTNSNSQSSRSQCIINIRCGPKQDGEEVDENTSSTTLTIVDLAGAEREKKTGNQGARLLESNFINNTSMVFGQCLRSLLEHQKNRNKTLQKHYKNSLLTRYLRDYLEGKKRMMLILTVKPGVEDYLDTSFLLRQASPFAKIKFKTMEETVNLTNKRPNQALPQAGQLKKMKFGNNEISLINERKIDRWFPQNLHKDIPVDAIEGSLDQNIQDVYDENINVHALSNGFSGLRIQEKLLLKGNDSKLMVKKDREYKVMQGLSKALWNVLKQYKEKLEGVEIENCLLRDSLANEKTRCLDLKNELTSEKMRILDLENEVKELKSRCTCSQPSSNVFQVSTHSSNFDHSQYQMAETSEVKSDILSPSLRGLEKTENEKAANPSAGDLASCSDGGDEQHPQQLEDLLESSNDTENTKGVRDTSKTDACFSNKVLPPSIDSSRELVCCENMATVDIPCTSEAAIQSTSGSLYISHKFEQDAPKIVEGVKNLESESECALDGSCLLSSLEYDNEDLKDAKAKQELTQLQNDNGTSLVEEHNLPMAAHSHADSKSSESRQIGDIYHHVNFADNDTSLVEEQNVPMSDHLHSDLKSSGSPQNGDMCTHVKEERTVESLVSILPKEVLDAQNKSKSHKVASCSNQLTEKPRRRLQPASSILLKDLSMLDIKDENDKPKGSKVGKRATTDEKSRTQGSLSLLNLLTSKLDR; encoded by the exons ATGGAGATGAAATCTCCTCCGCCGTGTCCCGCCACCGTCACCATCCGCCGCAACCCACCTCGAAAAGCACGCCCCACGCCCTCATCTGCCATTCCCCTCCGTCAACCGCTCTCTTCACCTTCTCTTTTACGAGACATTTTTGCCACTGACACAGCGCAGAACCCTAACAATGCCGAACTTGCTAAAACCGATTCTTCGACGACAAGTCTCCCCGAGAACCTCAAGGTATTCTTAAGAATTCGCCCCTCCATTATTCAGAAAACCAGTAGAGCTATTGCAGAATCGAAGAACGCTTGGCCGAAAAATGCAAAACTTAAGAGCAATGCGAGGCCGAAGACGAAGAAGAGCCCTGAAATCTGCGTACAAGCGAACGAGGATCTGCGTTCCGTCACGGTTTCGACTCCGCAACCGCTGCAAGAGATGAAGAGGATCAAGTCGGAAGTATATGAAGGGTTTTCCCATGTGTTTTCTGCTGAATCATCTCAG AATGATGTGTATGAGGAAATGGTGAAGCCTTTAGTTGAAGACTTTTCGATGGGGAAAAGTGGGATGTTGGCCGCCATGGGACCTAGTGGTTCGGGGAAAACTCACACTGTTTTCGGCTGTGCCCGGGAACCTGGTATGGTACCTCTTGCCCTTCGTCGTATTTTCAGTCAACATGAGAGCAGCACATCTCAATTATCTCG GGTCGTCTACCTGTCGATGTTTGAGATATCTTCAGAGAGAGGAAAGGGTGAGAAGATGATTGATTTGCTGCATGATGGAGGTGATGTCAGCTTGCAGCATTCAGTTATCAAGGGACTTGGAGAG GCTGTCGTTTACGATGCTCAGCAAGCTGAGTCTCTGATTGCACGTGGAATGCTGAAACGCGCAACAGCCATGACAAATTCTAATAGCCAGTCAAG CCGCTCACAATGCATCATTAACATACGGTGTGGTCCCAAGCAAGATGGTGAAGAAGTTGATGAGAACACGAGCAGCACTACATTAACAATTGTAGATCTGGCTGGAGCAGAGAGGGAAAAGAAGACTGGGAATCAG GGGGCTAGATTGCTTGAAAGTAATTTCATCAACAATACATCAATGGTGTTTGGGCAATGCTTGAGG TCACTCTTGGAGCACCAGAAGAATCGTAATAAAACACTGCAGAAGCACTACAAAAACTCCTTG CTAACTAGATATTTGCGAGACTATTTAGAAGGCAAGAAGAGGATGATGTTG ATTTTAACTGTCAAACCTGGAGTAGAAGATTATCTTGACACATCATTCCTGTTGAGGCAGGCTTCACCATTTGCAAAAATAAA GTTTAAAACCATGGAAGAGACCGTAAATTTGACCAACAAGAGGCCCAACCAAGCATTACCTCAGGCAGGGCAacttaagaaaatgaagtttgGCAACAACGAAATTTCTTTG attaatgaaagaaaaattgacAGATGGTTCCCCCAAAATTTGCACAAAG ACATTCCTGTTGATGCAATTGAGGGTTCCCTTGATCAAAACATTCAAGACGTGTATGATGAGAACATAAATGTTCATGCTCTATCCAATGGGTTTTCTGGATTGAGGATTCAAGAAAAATTGTTGTTAAAGGGAAATGACAGCAAGCTAATGGTTAAAAAGGACAGGGAGTACAAAGTCATGCAAGGACTTTCGAAAGCATTATGGAATGTTCTGAAACAGTACAAGGAAAAACTTGAG GGAGTGGAAATAGAAAATTGCCTTCTCAGGGACAGCTTAGCCAATGAAAAGACAAGATGCCTGGACCTCAAGAATGAACTTACCAGTGAAAAGATGAGGATCTTGGATCTGGAAAATGAAGTAAAAGAGTTAAAATCTCGATGTACTTGTAGTCAACCTTCTTCTAATGTCTTTCAAGTGTCAACACATAGTTCAAATTTTGATCATTCACAATATCAAATGGCTGAAACTTCGGAG GTGAAGTCAGACATTTTATCTCCTTCCTTGAGAGGTTTGGAAAAGACTGAAAATGAGAAAGCGGCTAATCCCTCA GCTGGAGATTTAGCTTCTTGTTCTGATGGAGGCGATGAGCAACACCCACAG CAACTTGAAGACCTCTTAGAAAGTAGCAATGACACTGAAAATACAAAGGGCGTTAGAGATACAAGCAAAACAGATGCATGCTTTAGCAATAAGGTACTTCCACCTAGTATTGACAGTTCCCGAGAATTGGTTTGCTGTGAGAATATGGCCACAGTGGATATCCCTTGCACAAGTGAAGCAGCTATTCAGTCGACAAGTGGGTCCCTCTATATTAGTCACAAGTTTGAACAAGATGCCCCAAAAATTGTGGAAGGTGTGAAGAATTTGGAATCAGAGAGTGAATGTGCACTGGATGGATCTTGTCTTTTGTCTTCTCTTGAATATGATAATGAAGATCTAAAAGATGCAAAAGCAAAACAAGAGCTGACTCAGTTGCAAAATG ATAACGGCACATCCTTGGTTGAAGAACATAATCTTCCAATGGCAGCCCATTCGCATGCTGACTCCAAGTCTTCTGAATCACGTCAGATTGGTGACATTTATCATCATGTCAACTTTGCAGATAATGATACATCATTGGTTGAGGAACAAAATGTTCCAATGTCGGACCATTTGCATTCTGACCTTAAGTCATCTGGGTCTCCTCAGAATGGTGACATGTGTACTCATGTGAAGGAAGAGCGCACG
- the LOC131011105 gene encoding receptor protein kinase CLAVATA1: protein MKKFLSFLIFINFSSIFVHAQSDLHTLLKLKSSLLGPSGSGLHDWAPPPSPSPLAHCNFSGVTCDGSHVTSLSVTGVPLLGILPPEIGLLDRLVSLTLAAVNLTGPLPLEMSNLSSLKQVNLSWNSINGTFPAEMVLSFAELQVFDVYNNNFTGNLPLEFVSLKKLRVLSLAGNYFSGNIPEIYSDFESLAHLALQGNCLTGRIPAGLAKIPNLQELYLGYFNAYDGGIPAEFGSISTLKLLDLAHCNLTGEIPASLGNLKHLHSLFLQINNLTGQIPAVFSAMTSLMSLDLSINNLSGRIPESFAELRNLTLINLFQNNFEGPLPAFIGDLPNLEVLQIWSNNFTLGLPENLGRNGRLLLLDVTQNHLTGPIPKDLCRGGRLKMMILMENFFYGPLPHELGQCKSLTRIRIRKNYLNGTIPAGFFRLPLLDMLELSDNYFTGELPEEIFADKLGSLTLSNNWITGKIPPAIGKLPNLEILALDMNKLSGEIPVEIFNLNKLSKLNLSSNALTGEIPLSIDESSHLTFIDLSQNDLHGGIPRSVSLLQNLNLLNLSRNRLQGSIPGEIGLVKHLTVLDLSYNDFSGRRPITGLLKDLDDRFFAGNPKLCPPRSTFCATAWTPSQSSSHKRHPSSMAVVIVVLVTVLLIASGALFMLRRRRQEKPKLTAFQRLELRAEDVLECLKEENIIGRGGAGVVYRGSMPNGIDIAIKRLTGRANSCNDHGFKAEIQTLGGIRHRNIVRLLGYVANKDSNLLLYEYMSHGSLGEMLHGSKGAHLQWESRYRIAVEAAKGLCYLHHDCSPSIIHRDVKSNNILLDSDYEAHVADFGLAKFLHDPGASECMSSIAGSYGYIAPEYAYTLKVDQKSDVYSFGVVLLELITGRRPVGEFGEGVDIVRWVFKTRAELSQPSDAAVVLAVVDSRLTGYPLMGVVKLFKIAMMCVEDESSARPTMRQVVQMLTNPPQATPKLITL from the exons ATGAAAAAGTTTCTCAGTTTCCTCATCTTCATCAATTTCTCGTCAATTTTCGTCCATGCACAATCCGATCTCCACACGCTATTGAAGCTCAAATCATCCCTACTCGGGCCCTCGGGCTCGGGCCTCCATGACTGGGCCCCGCCGCCGTCTCCTTCCCCTTTAGCGCACTGCAACTTTTCCGGCGTCACGTGCGATGGATCGCATGTCACGTCGCTCAGCGTCACTGGCGTCCCGCTCCTCGGCATTCTGCCTCCGGAGATTGGTCTGTTGGACAGACTCGTCAGCCTCACCCTCGCCGCCGTCAACCTCACCGGCCCGCTGCCGCTTGAGATGTCGAATCTTTCCTCGTTGAAGCAAGTCAACCTCAGCTGGAACTCGATCAACGGCACGTTCCCGGCGGAGATGGTGCTGAGTTTCGCGGAGCTCCAAGTGTTCGACGTCTACAACAACAATTTCACGGGGAATCTGCCGCTGGAGTTCGTCAGTTTGAAGAAGTTGAGAGTTCTGTCGCTTGCTGGGAACTACTTCTCCGGCAATATACCGGAGATATACTCCGATTTCGAGAGCCTCGCGCATTTGGCGTTGCAGGGAAACTGTTTGACCGGGAGAATTCCGGCGGGATTGGCTAAAATTCCGAATTTGCAAGAGCTGTATCTCGGTTATTTCAACGCGTACGACGGCGGAATTCCGGCGGAGTTCGGCTCCATATCCACTCTCAAGCTGCTCGACCTAGCCCATTGCAATCTCACTGGCGAGATTCCGGCGAGTCTCGGGAATCTCAAGCATTTGCACTCTCTGTTCCTTCAG ATCAATAATCTCACCGGCCAAATTCCGGCTGTTTTTTCGGCTATGACGAGCCTCATGTCGCTGGACCTTTCCATCAACAATCTCTCGGGCCGAATCCCCGAGAGTTTCGCGGAGCTCAGAAACTTGACGTTGATCAACTTGTTTCAGAACAACTTCGAGGGGCCTCTCCCCGCCTTCATCGGCGATCTCCCCAACCTCGAGGTTTTACAGATATGGAGCAACAATTTCACCCTCGGATTGCCGGAGAATCTCGGCCGGAACGGCAGGCTCCTTCTGCTCGACGTCACCCAGAATCATCTCACAGGACCGATTCCCAAAGACTTGTGCAGAGGAGGGCGGTTGAAGATGATGATATTGATGGAGAATTTTTTCTACGGCCCTCTGCCTCACGAGTTAGGGCAATGCAAATCGCTCACCAGGATACGCATCCGGAAGAACTACCTCAACGGCACAATTCCGGCGGGGTTTTTCCGGCTGCCGTTGCTGGATATGCTCGAGCTCAGCGATAATTACTTCACCGGCGAGCTGCCGGAGGAGATTTTCGCCGACAAATTGGGTAGTCTCACGCTGTCCAACAACTGGATCACCGGGAAGATTCCTCCGGCGATCGGGAAACTACCCAACCTCGAGATCTTAGCCCTCGATATGAACAAACTCTCCGGCGAGATTCCGGTGGAAATTTTTAATCTGAATAAGCTCTCGAAGCTGAACTTGAGTAGCAACGCCTTAACCGGCGAGATTCCTCTGTCCATCGATGAAAGCTCTCATCTAACATTTATTGATCTGAGCCAGAACGATTTGCACGGTGGAATTCCTAGGAGTGTTTCCTTGCTTCAGAATTTGAATCTCCTCAATCTGTCGAGAAATCGGCTGCAGGGTTCCATTCCGGGTGAAATCGGTCTGGTGAAACACTTGACTGTTCTAGACCTTTCCTACAACGACTTCTCCGGCCGACGGCCGATCACCGGACTCCTGAAAGACCTCGATGATCGGTTCTTCGCCGGCAATCCAAAGCTATGCCCGCCTCGCAGCACCTTCTGCGCGACGGCTTGGACTCCATCACAGTCCTCCTCTCACAAGCGGCATCCATCGAGCATGGCCGTGGTGATCGTAGTGCTGGTGACTGTTCTGTTAATAGCGTCGGGTGCGCTGTTCAtgctgaggcggcggcggcaggagAAGCCGAAGCTAACCGCATTCCAGAGGCTGGAGTTGAGAGCTGAGGACGTGCTGGAGTGCTTGAAAGAGGAGAACATTATCGGTAGAGGCGGAGCCGGAGTGGTGTACAGAGGATCCATGCCTAATGGGATTGACATCGCCATTAAACGCCTGACCGGGCGTGCTAACAGCTGCAACGATCACGGATTCAAGGCGGAGATACAGACGCTGGGAGGGATCAGGCACCGGAACATCGTTCGGCTCTTGGGATACGTGGCGAACAAGGATAGTAACCTTTTGTTGTATGAGTATATGTCGCACGGGAGCTTGGGAGAGATGCTTCATGGGTCCAAGGGGGCTCATCTGCAGTGGGAGTCGAGGTACCGGATTGCCGTGGAGGCGGCCAAGGGGCTGTGTTATCTGCACCATGATTGCTCGCCTTCCATCATTCACAGGGATGTCAAATCCAACAACATTTTGCTTGATTCCGATTATGAAGCTCATGTTGCTGATTTCGGTTTGGCTAAATTCTTGCATGATCCCGGTGCATCCGAGTGTATGTCCTCCATCGCTGGCTCCTACGGCTACATTGCCCCCG AATATGCCTACACATTGAAAGTAGATCAGAAGAGCGACGTGTACAGCTTTGGGGTAGTGCTGCTGGAGCTCATAACGGGGCGGAGGCCGGTGGGGGAGTTTGGAGAAGGTGTGGACATTGTGCGATGGGTGTTCAAAACAAGAGCGGAGCTGTCACAGCCGTCGGATGCAGCCGTGGTTCTGGCAGTGGTGGACTCAAGGCTCACCGGGTACCCTCTGATGGGGGTGGTCAAGTTATTCAAGATCGCGATGATGTGCGTGGAGGACGAGAGCTCCGCCCGCCCCACTATGCGCCAAGTCGTTCAAATGCTCACCAATCCACCGCAGGCTACCCCTAAACTTATCACTCTTTGA
- the LOC131009880 gene encoding uncharacterized protein LOC131009880 has translation MASSSQANVPYLRRDTIDQTEVAISTYYRDSHFPELVETLNVVGEQCNSDLLGRFRASCFGHFTDWRPGPKSNKALHQIVSRQIVSEENEMCFFLCGARVRFSPADYALVTGLNFGGSRFDATLQHDCSRVEAYRRFYGTRSMTIQSLIKRVCDLDRRVDDEDESLCRNRMSAHW, from the exons Atggcatcttcttcacag GCGAATGTCCCATATCTTCGTCGCGACACTATAGACCAGACGGAGGTTGCTATCAGCACCTACTATAGGGATTCACATTTTCCGGAGctggttgaaactttaaatgtggTCGGCGAACAGTGCAATTCAGATTTATTGGGAAGATTTAGAGCATCATGTTTTGGGCATTTCACTGATTGGAGGCCCGGCCCGAAGAGCAATAAAGCATTACACCAGATTGTATCGAGGCAGATTGTGTCAGAAGAAAATGAGATGTGCTTCTTTCTGTGCGGAGCACGAGTCAGATTTTCCCCTGCGGACTACGCATTAGTGACTGGGCTCAATTTCGGGGGATCGAGGTTCGATGCGACATTACAGCACGACTGCAGTCGCGTGGAGGCATACCGACGATTCTACGGTACGCGAAGCATGACCATACAGTCGCTCATCAAACGCGTGTGCGATTTGGATCGTCGagtggatgatgaggatgagagcct ATGTAGGAACCGCATGAGTGCTCATTGGTGA